GCCATTTTTAGATTTCGCATAGATGGCCGTTGCCAAACGATCACCTAAAAAATTGTAACCAGACATGTCGACCACGAGCACATCACCAGGCTGGAGGGTGTCGATGACCCAAGAGTTGTGTCCTGTGCCACTGCGCCCTTCAGCCTTACCTTGTGCGTCAACGACAGCCCTAACATCTGGACGCGTAGGAAGAAACGAAGCGGTGACTACACGACCAACCAGACGATCCGAAGAGGCGTTGAACTCCTTCCAGTCGCCTTCGAAATGGTCCTTAAATCCCCCTTCCCGGTAGATTACACTCCAAGCTTCCTCAGCTGTCACGTTTTTCATCCTTTCCAGAATCGAATCGGACACTTTGGGACGTCCGTCTTCAAAACGCTCACCCTCCCAGGCACTCGTGAACAAGATCCGTTGTTCCGGGGTGTACATATTCAATTGCGCGTAACCTCCAAGGACGAAGGCAAGGGCCATAAATACGCCCAGGCAGATACCTCGATTCGAGCTTAGCAAAAGTTTATTTCCAGTCCTCATAAAGCATCCTTTGTTGTGCATAAACATGTTGTATAGCAGCTTAGGCTCCTCCCCGGACGGCCGTCAAGAACGGAGAAAACTATTTTACCGACTGTTCGGTAGAATATATGCTTGATGCCGTAGGACAACATATCCTTAATGAGATTCCATGAATCGAAGGCAATTTTTGAAAGCATCTTTGTTTCTTCCG
The Verrucomicrobiota bacterium DNA segment above includes these coding regions:
- a CDS encoding RraA family protein, encoding MRTGNKLLLSSNRGICLGVFMALAFVLGGYAQLNMYTPEQRILFTSAWEGERFEDGRPKVSDSILERMKNVTAEEAWSVIYREGGFKDHFEGDWKEFNASSDRLVGRVVTASFLPTRPDVRAVVDAQGKAEGRSGTGHNSWVIDTLQPGDVLVVDMSGYNFLGDRLATAIYAKSKNGIVIEGGLRDLSGIQEIEGFKGYVRTFHPSSITHGGVRNTMLMGINVPIRIGDTTVMPGDIVLGDPEGLMFIPPQLAETVVESSEDVRRRDQWSALMLQQGTYTPGQLDTTWTEEIEADFARWVKQQK